The genomic window ATGTCGGACCGCCTGGCAGGCGTTGGACCCCGACCTCGCCCACCGGTACGCCGCAGCGATCGGTACCCCGTGGGCGATGATGATGTCCCGGCTCCGGCCGCCGCCCGCCGAGCCCGGCAGACCGCCGGGCAGGAACCACATCGGTCCGGTGCCAGCCTGGAGCCCGCACCGAGACGTCGATACCGGCGCCGTACGGGCCGAACACCATCGCCAGATCCGGCAGCGGCACGCTGCGGCCGGCCTGCCCCTGCTGCCGGATCTCTTTCTACCCGAGGACCGCCCCTGACAGCGCGCCCACAACGCGCGACCCCGGTGGATGCCCGGCCGGGTCACCGCAGGGCGGTTGTGTGCCGGTCAGCGGCGCTGGCAGACACATGTGCGCCGGTCGGCGAGTTGTATCGGCTCCGCGGGGCCGGGCGACACCGCCGCCACCGATCGGTTCTGCGACGAGACCGGCACTGTTCGCCATCTCGGTCCCCCTCACCGAGAAGGATTGGACTCCGGAAGTGATCGACGACTCCCGGCTTACCCGGTCCGCATCAGGAACAGGCTCTGGACAGAATCCAGGGTGCACCGCGATCCTGACTGGACCCGAATGAACCGAACAACGTCGATGCTCGGGGGTGCCATGTCGCAGGAGGATCCCTCCGAGCAGGTGCTGGCCCGCATCAAGAACGATTCGGCCCAGGCTGCGCTGCGGGACTGGCTAGATGCGCACTCGGCGACGCTGGTACCGGAGAGCTGGACCGGCGAGGGATACACCGAGGCGCAACTGCTCGGCGCTCAGCTTCAGGTCTACGGCGCCTCACCGGTCGTCGTCATCGTGAAGATCAATCCTGCCGGTGGCGGTATCCGGGAGTACAAGGCCCATCGGCGAGCGCTCGCCGACGCGCCCGACTTCGCCCGGGCGCACCTGGCGAATCTGGAGACCGGCTACATACCCGTGCCCGGTGGAGGCTCCGTCGTCGTGCAGAGCCCAGCGGGCGGCGGTCTCGACGAGACCTCACAACTTGCCGCAGCCCTGCTCACCTACCGGTCGCCGGAGGACCTCTGCCGGAGCATCACGACGTCGTTGCTGGTGGACTGGAACCCCGGTGCGGCACTGACGGTGGAACCCTCATCGCTCGGCGCCGTGCTCGACACCGCACTCGGTGCCAGGCTCGCGGAGACCGGGACGATCACTGCCTGGGCCGGTGGGCAATCCGGGCTGCAACGTAACCCGCGCCCTCGGCTCAGCGCCGGGCCGGAATCACTCGTCAACCCCTTCGCCTTGATCGGCGAGGATTCGTGGGGCGGCGACGAGCGGTTGAACCTCTGGCACGGCAGGAGCCATGGTGACCTGCATCCGGGAAATCTGCTGGTCGATCGTCGGCGCCAGTCGTACTGCCTGGTCGATCTGTCCCGGTACAGAAAAGACGGTCTGCTGGGCCTGGACCAGGTCTATCTGAGCCTGACCGCCGTTGCCGGTGCGATTGCCGGCCTACCCCAGCGGGGCCGGCAGGACCTGCGCGACTGGTTTCTTGATCCGGTCGAGGACATCACCGTCGAAGGGCTGCCGGTATACCTGCAGCAGCTGCTCGTCGGTGTCGACCAGGCGGTCCTGGCCTGGGCGCGTGGGCAGAACAACGTCACCGGCTGGCGGCGCCAGCGCCTGATCTGCCTGACTGCCGTCGCGCTGATCCTCACCGGCCGCAGCAAGCTGCTCCCGGCCGGATCCCGAGCATGGTTCTTCGAACTGGCCGCGCGGGCGGCGACACGGTTGACCGAACGGATGCCGGGCTTCCCCGGACCGGACGACGCTCCCACGGCGCCGTGGCCGTCCATCACCGCCCCGGCCACATCCGGCGACACCCCGCCGGCCACGGTCGTCAGCCTGGACCAGCGCCGCCGCGAGCGCCAGAGTGCACCAGACACGCAGCCGGATCCGACCACTGCGCAAGCCGAATACTGGACCCGGCTGGCCGCCCAGTTGGGCGCCGCGGTGTTCGACGCGCCGACCGGGTCAGCGATGACCGCCCGCACCCACGGGCTGCGGCTACTACTCGCGCAAGCGCCCATCGGGACCGGCGGTGACCTCGACCGCTACCTCGCGGAGCTGGCCTGCGCCCTGGACGACGCGATCCGGCCCGGGATCTCACCCCCCGACCGCCACGCCGCCTGTACCCGGGCCGACCGGCTGCGCGCCTGGGTCCTGGACCTGCTCGGCTGACACGCCGCGATCATGGCCGGTGAACTCGCTGCGTTCGCCAGGACCGTCGTGACCAAGCTGCAGGAGATCCGGAGGATGACCGAGGTCTCCGAGGATCTGGAACGAAAGATCATCAGCGTGATCGGCGGTATCACCCGCCTCCGGGAGCAGGCGGCGTCGCTGACCGGCGTCGCCGACAGGCAGATGATCAGGGCCATGGACAGGGAGTTGTCACAGGTTCGGCGCCGTCTGGAAACCTTCAAACACCACGCGGCCAGGGGCGGTCACGGCTCCAGGTACCTGATCGACCGTGACGACCTGGCCGAGAACGTCGCCGATGCCGTCGACAAGGCAGCGGACTACTTCCGGGACGAGGTCTCCCGGGCGGACCCGTCCGCGCTACGCGACCGGTCCCGGCCATCGATCATCAGTGTCCGGATCGACCAGGGCAACGACGGATCCTCCCGCTATGCGAGCTGAGCTCAGTCCGGCGGCTCGGTGACGGCACGTTGCGCCAAGGCCACCGCCGTGTTCACCGGTCTCACGAACTGCGTACGAAACCGTTCGGCGTCGGCGTAGGGCCCGACGAACAAGGCCAGCTCCGGCAGCATCCCGATACCGACCTCCGGCTGCGCCGCCTGCGGGCGCACCTGTTCGTACTCGGTGATCAGCCGACGCAGGTACTCCTCGGTGGTGCAGATCGCGGCGATCAGCTCCGGCACCGAGGTGAACACGCTCCCGTCGAACGGCACCGTGCGCGCCATCGTCTCCAGCGACAGCTGCGCGTCCAGCAGGACCTCCATCAGCTCGTCGTAACGAGCCACCCGCACCGAACGGTCCGCCGGATCCACGGCATGGGTGAGAGCGGTGGCCCGCAGCAGCCGCCGCGCCCGTTTGACCGCGTTGTACTGGTCGACGAGCTCGCGAAGGTAGCGCTGACGGGCCTCCTGCACGCCGGTCGCGTGCAGCTCGCGTTGCCGCAGCCGTTCGGTACGGCGGTCCGCCTCCCGGTTGAAGGCCTGCACCAGTAGCGAGACACCACCGCCCAGCACAACGATCAGCACGAACTGCAGCAGGGCCTTGTATGCCTCCGCACCGACCCGGCCGGTGACCGTGTCGTGCCACACGATCAAGGCAGCGGCGGCACCGAGGCCGATCACAGCACTCGCGGCGACCGCGAGCTGGCGTACACGAGACCGTTCCATGCCATCGATAGTGGTAACCCTGTTCAACCCCGGGCGGTCACCTCTGCCGACGGCTACACCCGGACAACCCAGCGCAGTCTCGGACCCGTGAGATCCCCATCGGTACCGGTTCGGTCACGCGATGCGCCAGTCGCCGGTGGTGGTCCGGCCGATACCCTCCGGGACCACCACCGGCGACAGCCGCGCTGCCGAAGATCGGACCCGGCCGACCTGGCCGCGATCTACTGGGACATGTACACCGGCCGGGACCGCATCGAAACGGTCCACCCCGCGCTCACAACCGGTTAGACAGATCCCGTGACCCGCATCGTGAGCCACCACCGGTACACGACGCGGCTCCCTGCCCGGCACGCCAGCACTGGCAGGGAGCCATCGGCCCGGGCGACTGTGCCGACCCGGATCGGCACCCGGCCCTTGCCAGTGTTCACGTGCCGGTGAGGAAGCCGGGGTCAGCGGCCAGGGCCTCATACAGGGCGTGCTGCCAGCAGTTGACCGATCTCGCCGCCGCCCAACTGGCCGCAGCCTCGCGCAGATACTCACCGACCGCTGCCAGCCCGCTGTGCTGGCGAAGCCGATCCAGCATCAGGCGTTCACCGGAAATCTGCTGTACCGCCTGCGGGCCGTACAGCGCCGCCAGTCGGAACTGGACGAACTGGTGCCGGATCCTGGCCTGCGTCGTGGTGGTGAAGGCCGCGTCCGGTTCGGCGGCGAAGACGACCGCGATGGGATCGAGTGACACCACCCGCGCGACCAGCCACCGGCCGTGGTTCGCGTTCTCGAAGTACGGATGAAAGGTCTGGGTCTGGCTACTGGCCGCCACCTTGTCGTTCTTGCGGTGGTTGCAGTCCGAGCAGGCCGGGACGAGATTGTCGGGCAGGACCGCCAGCAGCGGATAGGACGACTTCGGGAGCTGATGATCGAGGGTGCTGACGTCCCGGTGCCCGCAGAACGGGCAGCGTCCCATCGGCGCCCTCGACAGCAGGTCGTCATAGCGCTGCCGGCCCATGCTGTTCTGGACCAGGCCCTTCTCGTACAGCCATAACAGCGCCGCGTGGTCGGCCGGGTCCTCTGGTCGGCCAGCCAGGTCCCTCAACAGGTGCAACCCGCCGAAGTGGGCGGCCGGCACGTAACGGCGGGCCGCCGCGGCGACATCGGGGATCAAGGCCAGGAGCCGGTCGGACCGTTCCCCCTTACGGGAACTGCTGGCACAGACGGAGTAGAGCATTCCGTTGTCCTCCAACGGCCGGGGCACCGGCCACATCACAGCTCTCCGCCGCTGTCGCGGATGGCGATCAGCGTCCGCGCGATGCCCTTGGCCTCGGTGCCCAGGCGGCCGCTGAAGTACTGCAGCAGCGTCTCGTAGGTCATGCCGTCGCGGACCGCGTTGCGGATCGTGCGATGGTAACCGGAATCGGTCACCTCCAGCGAGAAAACCTCATGGGTCAGTGTGCCGACGTTCTCCCCGAAAGTCTCCAGCAAGGGCCGCAGTGCGACGGCGCGAGTGCGGTGCCGCTGGACCAGCGTGACGCAAGACGACGGCACCTCCTGCAGCACAACCGGTGAATGGGTGGCGACGATCGCGACTCCGTTACGGTCCAGCAACAGGTCCGACAGTGCCCTGACGAATGCGGCCAGCAACGGCGGATGCAAATGCGCCTCCGGCTCATCCAGGACCACCAGAGTACGCTCGTGAACCTGGTCGACGAGCCGGGTGATGGTGAGCAGGACGATCGCGTGCCCGGAACTCAGGTTCTCGAACAAGGCGACGGCCATCTCACGGCGCTGTTCATGGGACGCGACGGCGAAGTCGGCCATCCAGGAGTCGTCCTCCAGGAACCCGGAGCCGGAGTAGCGCAGGGTGTTCACCGCCCGGGTCCACCGTTCACCGGCCGGGCCGGCCAGGCAGGTGTCCAGGCTCTTGGAGAACATCCGGGCCAGTTGCCGGCCGGTCAGCGGGGCCGCGGGCTCGTCCCCGCTTGGTTCGTGCAGCCCGATGTGCACGTGGGGTACGGCCTGCTGCGCGCTCGGGATCGACACGAACTTGTCGAAGGCGCTGAAGGAGACCGCCACGACGCCCCGGAAAGTCCGCTCGGAGACGGCGTCTTGCTCGAAGATCTGCCCATCGCGGGCCGGGTCGGTGTTCCGGTCGGCGACGGCACGGACCAGGCTGCGCAGCAGATGGGACTTGCCGGCGGCGTTCCGGCCGATGATCACGTGGATGTTCGTCGGCGGTTGCACGCCGGGGGTGACGGTGAACTCCAGCCGCTGGGTCCACAGCGGGCCGATGTCGGCCGGTCCGTCGGGCGGCCGGTACTCGAACGCGTACGGTGTCACTCGCGCCCCGCCATTGGCGATCCGGCGCAACTGGTTCTCCACGACACCGACTGGAACCCCGCGCAGCAGCGAAGTGGTCGTCACGTGCAGAGTCTCGGCCCGGCGTAACAGTGCTCGGTCATAGGCCAGGTCCCGCAGCGCGGTGAGCACTTCGACGCGGACAGCGGGACCGAACCCGGCCAGGTTCTCGTAGTAGGTGTCGTCCTGGCCCAGGGAGAAGAACCGCTCGTCCAACTGCTGGAACTGCTGCGGCAGGTCGCCGGAGGCGGTCCAGCGGTCCGGGACGTTGAACCCACCGAACTTGACCTGTCCCAGATCGTGTTGGGTGCCTGCGGCGTCGATGATGAGCAGCCGGAACATGGTGACGTAGCCGTAGTCGTCCCACCGGTCTCGTACCAGGAACGCCTGCCCCCGATACGGTGACAGGTCGGCGTGGCCGTATTCGATCTGGCTGAACAGCACGCAGTCTCCCCAGGTGTCTTCTGCCCGCTGGCGCACCAGCCCGTTGCCGTGTCACGGCAACGGGTGGCGATCACCGGCGTCGAGGATGGTACCGGCCGGTCACCGGGCCGGGACTCTGTCGCCGGAGAAACTTCCTTGCCACCTGGTTCAACCCTGCGGGTGCCGAAAACCTCATCTGCCCTGTTCGCAGCCATCTCCGCGGCCGATGCGTGCGGCCCGGACGGGGTTGGTTTCAGTACCCGGAAATCGGGGATGCTCGATGCGTCCTGCTCGGCGATGATGATCGGTTGTGTTGCTGCGACTGGCCTACCTCGGTGTGACCAACGCCCTCGCGCTGCTGCGGCTGTTGCCGATGAGCGACCGGGACAAGGACGCCGAGATCCTGGTGTTGCGTCACCAGATCATGGTTCTCGAACGGCAGCTCGGTGGCGACCGGGTCCAGTTCGCTCCCGCGGACCGGGCGTGGCTGGCCGCTGTGCTGCACCCGCTACCCCGAACGGTGCTACACCACCTGCGGCTGCTGGTCCGCCCGGACACGGTGCTGCGCTGGCACCGTGATCTGATCGCCCGCCGGCACGCCGCACAGTCCCGGCCCCGCCGGGCCGGACGGCCACGAACCCTCCGATCGATCCGAACCCTGGTCCTGCGTCTGGCTCGAGAGAACAGCGGCTGGGGCTACCGGCGCATCCACGGCGAACTGCTCGTCCTCGGGGTGAAGGTCGCCGCCTCGACCGTCTGGGAGATCCTGAAAGACGCGGGCGTCGACCCGGCACCCGAGCGCACGAACAGCACCTGGACGACGTTCCTGCGTTCCCAAGCCCAGGCGCTCATCGCCGCCGACTTCTTCGAAACCGTGACACTGACCTGTTCACGCTGGGTTGTTCGGGCCCCACAGTTCCATCGATTCCTGGCCCCAGCCGCCGCGATTCCAGACCGCATGGCCCCACACAGCCGTCGATGGCCGAGGGCGTCATCGTGGCCCCACAGGGTGGCGCAACTCGGGGCCGAAGTGCTGCCGCGCCGGTCTTCGACCGGCTTGCCACCGAATGGCCCCCAAGGCGTCGCTGGTGGGAGCGCAGCGCCTTGGGCAGGGCTGTCTGGCTGCGGACTCGTCGAGGCTTGGCCTGCTGAAATGCGGCTGTTCCATCCCTCGGGACCGATGGGGCCAACTGGAGCTGGAACTCCCATCGACCCATGGACACCCGTCACAGTTGTCCTGTGCCAGTGAAGGTGAGGCAGAGAGAGGCTGCGGAGCTGGGCTGCCTCATCTTTGATGGCAAGGTCGCCGGTGTTGTTTGCCATCGAAGATGAGGCAAACCGTGGTTTCGGTTGTCCGGTCCGCGGATGGATGGCCATCGGCCGTGTCGTTGGCCAGGACCGAGAGAGATGGACGTGGACGGCTGGTCCGGCCAGCCTAGTTGGCCTCTTCTGCGGCGTGGTTGTCCAGCGGGGGCCGCTTCCAGAACTGCCGTGCCGCGAATCCTTCGCGTCGAAGCCAGTGCTCGGTATAGACGATCCGGCTTGGCTCGATCACCACGAGCGTGTCGTATGGCGGTTCGGCGAGTGAGCGGCCTCGCTCGGCGTGCTCGCTCTCCCAGCGGAACGCGGCCCAGTAGTGGTCCCGTTCGGGATGGTCAGGAGGTAGCACCCGCGCCTCGCCGAACAGCTGTGCTCCTCGGCTGCTGGCCAGCCCGACCAGCGGAGCGAAGATGCCCACGGAAACCCGGGGGTCGGCGGCGATGTTGCGCATTTTCGGCGACCGGGGCGCGGCAGTGAACATGATCGCGAAGTCGAGCGAGTAGTAACGCACCGGTGTTGCCAACGGGCCTTCGGGTCCGGTGGTGGCCAGCACGCACATGTTCTGCAAGGACAGCAGATTGAGGATGCGTTCATCAAGCCGTTGTCGCGGTAGCCGGTTGGTCGGCATTGGTTCCGAGAGCCAGGGGTTCGTCAGTGGCATTCTGCTCCGTCCATGAGGTCACCGCTTCACTGCGAGGATCTGCAGCGCGTTCGCCGAGTTGGCGTTCATCGTCTCGACGGTGATCTGCCGGGTGGTGTCGATGGTGAACCCATCGAGCAGCAGGTTCTGCAGCCAGTCGGCGGTGTGGTGTCGGCAGATCGCGCCGTCGTGGGTCTCGAAGACGCCGTAGTTTCCGTAGGTTTCGGCATGCTGTTGATAGCGGGCCTGGCTGCGCTGGTCAGTTTGCAGGAGCAGGTCGCTGACATAGAGCAGCCCGCCTGGGCGGAGTACCCGAGAGAGCTCGGTGACGAGATTTTGCTGCCCGGCATCGGTCGGAATGCATGTGAGAACGGCGAAGAGGAGTATCGCGTCGACGCTGGTGTCTGGGTAAGGCAGTGCAGGCGGGTTGGGTAGCGCCCGGAAGGTGAGCGTCGGATGGCTTTGACGGGCTCTCTCGATGAGGTGGGCGGAGGTGTCGACGCCTTCGATGCGGGCGAAGCCCTGCTGCTGAACCTGTCCGGTGATCCGTCCATAGCCGCAGCCGTAGTCGATGATCCGGGCCGAGGAGGGCAGCCGCGATAACCATGCGAAGTCGATCGGATGGGTGAAAGTCTTCGCCGCGCCGGCGGTTTCCCAGAAGTGCCGCTGATTGTCCAGCTCCGACATGATCTTGATTGTCTCACGCTTGAGCAGGACGGTTGTCATCGATGTCGGGCGACGCGGTTCCGGTGAGATCCGCCGAAGGGCACTGCTCAACCGCCGATGGCCAACCTTCGCCTGGCCGACTATCGACCGACGGGATAGGCGGCCGTCGTGGAGTTGCGGTGGGTCATGGCGCGGATGAGTTCCGCGGCGAGCCAGTGTCCGCGTGCTTCGGCTTCGGCGAGAGGTGTGGTGCCGTAGGGGCCGGGGCGGTGGGGGTCTGCCCCGCGGGCGAGGAGGAACGCGGTCATGTCGACGTGTGCGGGCTCGCCGGTCCGGCGGTGACGATCCTGTTCGACGGCGATGGCGTGCCGTAGCAGGGTCCAGCCGTCTCCGTCGTCGTCCTCGATGTCGTGGCCAGCGTCGAGCAGATCGCGTAGAAGTATCAGGTTCTGCTCTTCGACGGCGCGGTGAGTCGGTGTGATCGAGTCAGCCCGTTGGACCGTCGGGAGAGCGAGGCGTCGGCAATGGCTGGTGACATAGAGCGACCGGCAATAGGTTTCACCTGAGCCGGCGGGTGGTGGGTCTGGTGTCCCAGCGGTAGAGCGTGCGGGCTCGTTGGATGAGTTGACGGATCGTGACGATCGCGGCGGCGAGGTACAGGTAGAAGTCGATGATCTTGGCGTCGCGG from Actinoplanes derwentensis includes these protein-coding regions:
- a CDS encoding HNH endonuclease, with product MLYSVCASSSRKGERSDRLLALIPDVAAAARRYVPAAHFGGLHLLRDLAGRPEDPADHAALLWLYEKGLVQNSMGRQRYDDLLSRAPMGRCPFCGHRDVSTLDHQLPKSSYPLLAVLPDNLVPACSDCNHRKNDKVAASSQTQTFHPYFENANHGRWLVARVVSLDPIAVVFAAEPDAAFTTTTQARIRHQFVQFRLAALYGPQAVQQISGERLMLDRLRQHSGLAAVGEYLREAAASWAAARSVNCWQHALYEALAADPGFLTGT
- a CDS encoding AAA family ATPase; translation: MLFSQIEYGHADLSPYRGQAFLVRDRWDDYGYVTMFRLLIIDAAGTQHDLGQVKFGGFNVPDRWTASGDLPQQFQQLDERFFSLGQDDTYYENLAGFGPAVRVEVLTALRDLAYDRALLRRAETLHVTTTSLLRGVPVGVVENQLRRIANGGARVTPYAFEYRPPDGPADIGPLWTQRLEFTVTPGVQPPTNIHVIIGRNAAGKSHLLRSLVRAVADRNTDPARDGQIFEQDAVSERTFRGVVAVSFSAFDKFVSIPSAQQAVPHVHIGLHEPSGDEPAAPLTGRQLARMFSKSLDTCLAGPAGERWTRAVNTLRYSGSGFLEDDSWMADFAVASHEQRREMAVALFENLSSGHAIVLLTITRLVDQVHERTLVVLDEPEAHLHPPLLAAFVRALSDLLLDRNGVAIVATHSPVVLQEVPSSCVTLVQRHRTRAVALRPLLETFGENVGTLTHEVFSLEVTDSGYHRTIRNAVRDGMTYETLLQYFSGRLGTEAKGIARTLIAIRDSGGEL
- a CDS encoding helix-turn-helix domain-containing protein, translated to MLLRLAYLGVTNALALLRLLPMSDRDKDAEILVLRHQIMVLERQLGGDRVQFAPADRAWLAAVLHPLPRTVLHHLRLLVRPDTVLRWHRDLIARRHAAQSRPRRAGRPRTLRSIRTLVLRLARENSGWGYRRIHGELLVLGVKVAASTVWEILKDAGVDPAPERTNSTWTTFLRSQAQALIAADFFETVTLTCSRWVVRAPQFHRFLAPAAAIPDRMAPHSRRWPRASSWPHRVAQLGAEVLPRRSSTGLPPNGPQGVAGGSAAPWAGLSGCGLVEAWPAEMRLFHPSGPMGPTGAGTPIDPWTPVTVVLCQ
- a CDS encoding pyridoxamine 5'-phosphate oxidase family protein produces the protein MPLTNPWLSEPMPTNRLPRQRLDERILNLLSLQNMCVLATTGPEGPLATPVRYYSLDFAIMFTAAPRSPKMRNIAADPRVSVGIFAPLVGLASSRGAQLFGEARVLPPDHPERDHYWAAFRWESEHAERGRSLAEPPYDTLVVIEPSRIVYTEHWLRREGFAARQFWKRPPLDNHAAEEAN
- a CDS encoding class I SAM-dependent methyltransferase, producing MSELDNQRHFWETAGAAKTFTHPIDFAWLSRLPSSARIIDYGCGYGRITGQVQQQGFARIEGVDTSAHLIERARQSHPTLTFRALPNPPALPYPDTSVDAILLFAVLTCIPTDAGQQNLVTELSRVLRPGGLLYVSDLLLQTDQRSQARYQQHAETYGNYGVFETHDGAICRHHTADWLQNLLLDGFTIDTTRQITVETMNANSANALQILAVKR